In Kitasatospora viridis, the following are encoded in one genomic region:
- a CDS encoding helix-turn-helix transcriptional regulator, protein MSPAPAPLLVAHAARQAAARADSLADLGGELARQLHRLVPHDGYMLSGKDPVTGVGCFLVEHQGYSCAHFRRIKAAGLLDQQPYPPRRPADRPTSRPTVAVRDTTATAPPGVVPLLDSMADDGWGSEMRLDLVDRAAHWGTLILLRERRRPPFTPADIDNARQVAAPLAASLRGYVGRARPHPLRTAMPPGVLVIDENDGLASATPTGREWLRTCFPDLILDTDEDLSLTLWNVAAAARRQSEPVLSRIPTSHGFAALQAQLLTGARRGEVAVTIQAAGAGQLLPAVAAWYGLTPRERTVIDQVLDGRSSKQISHTLDLSQHTTNDHLKAIYRKIRVNGRDELVATLSC, encoded by the coding sequence GTGTCCCCCGCGCCCGCGCCACTGCTCGTCGCCCACGCCGCGCGGCAGGCTGCCGCACGCGCTGACAGCCTGGCCGACCTCGGTGGCGAGCTGGCCCGCCAGCTGCACCGGCTCGTGCCGCACGACGGGTACATGCTTTCCGGCAAGGATCCGGTCACCGGCGTCGGCTGCTTCCTGGTCGAGCACCAGGGCTACAGCTGCGCCCACTTCCGCCGCATCAAGGCGGCCGGGCTGCTCGATCAGCAGCCTTACCCGCCCCGGCGACCCGCCGACCGGCCCACGAGCCGCCCAACTGTCGCGGTGCGGGACACGACGGCCACCGCGCCGCCGGGCGTCGTGCCGCTGCTCGACAGCATGGCCGACGACGGCTGGGGCAGCGAGATGCGGCTCGACCTGGTCGATCGCGCCGCGCACTGGGGCACGCTGATCCTGCTGCGCGAGCGTCGCCGCCCGCCGTTCACCCCGGCCGACATCGACAACGCGCGGCAGGTCGCGGCGCCGCTGGCCGCCTCGCTGCGCGGTTACGTCGGCCGCGCCAGGCCGCATCCCCTGCGCACCGCGATGCCGCCCGGCGTGCTCGTCATCGACGAGAACGACGGCCTCGCCTCCGCGACCCCGACCGGGCGCGAATGGCTCCGGACGTGCTTTCCCGACTTGATCCTCGACACGGACGAGGACCTCTCTCTGACCCTCTGGAACGTCGCGGCCGCCGCCCGCCGCCAGAGCGAACCCGTGCTCAGCCGCATCCCGACCAGCCACGGCTTCGCCGCGCTGCAGGCCCAACTGCTGACCGGCGCCCGACGCGGCGAGGTGGCCGTCACCATCCAGGCGGCCGGTGCCGGCCAACTCCTGCCCGCGGTCGCCGCGTGGTACGGCCTCACACCCCGGGAACGCACGGTGATCGACCAGGTCCTGGACGGCCGCTCCAGCAAACAGATCTCCCACACCCTCGACCTGTCGCAGCACACGACCAACGACCATCTCAAGGCCATCTACCGCAAGATCCGGGTGAACGGCCGCGACGAGTTGGTCGCTACTCTCTCCTGCTGA
- a CDS encoding alpha-L-rhamnosidase — protein MTPQPAPLVAPPTAEHHREPFGIGEPTPRLSWKTTAPAGWAQHAYQIELTRDGGAHRTDWVTSADSVLVPWPAAPLQSRERCGIRVRVRGADRTASSWSAPLQLETGLLKPTDWTAQAVSPQWPEQLDGVRRPPLLRKEFGAGSDIERARLYVTAHGLYEIEINGRRVGDHALAPGWTSYAHRLRYQVFDVTDHVRPGANAIGAWLADGWYRGRLGFHGGHANLYGDRVALLAQLEIVHGDGTVTVHGTDASWRAAFGPVLASGLLDGETYDAREERPGWSEPGFDDTDWSPVGPVPRDPATLFAPTGPPVRCTQEIAPIRITTLDADRLLVDFGQNLVGRVRITVSGPSGHTVILRHAEVLQDGELCVRPLRGALSVDRYILRGAAAETWEPRFTLHGFRYAEITGWRGGDPQRDIVARVHHTDMARTGWFSCSNEQVNRLHENVVWSLRGNFVDLPTDCPQRDERLGWTGDIQVFAPTAGFLYDCHGMLSSWLRDLAAEQLEDGTVPWYVPAIPGGSQWTPARPGAGWGDVATLTPWALYLDSGDAGLLAAQYDSARRWVDLVTGLAGPSGLWNLGYQLGDWLDPAAPPEDPGAGRTDRHLIATAYYAWSARHLALMAGVLGHEDDRLRYEALALRVRQAFIDEYVPSEGRMTSDTQTAYAIALQFDLLPGPAARAEAGERLAELVAAGGHTIQTGFIGTPLVAPALSATQHTDTAYALLLQQECPSWLYALKHDATTVWERWDSMLPDGTVNPGDMTSFNHYALGAVAEWLHTTVAGLTAAAPGYRDIVFRPRPGGGITWAGAAHESPYGRVAIRWELHESRFEVRTTVPTGTRARIEWPDGQVTVLTPGTASTCCPGCASAAPRD, from the coding sequence ATGACCCCTCAGCCGGCCCCGCTCGTCGCCCCGCCGACCGCCGAGCACCACCGGGAGCCCTTCGGCATCGGCGAGCCGACGCCCCGGCTCTCCTGGAAGACGACCGCTCCGGCGGGCTGGGCACAGCACGCCTACCAGATCGAACTCACCCGTGACGGCGGAGCCCACCGCACGGACTGGGTCACCTCGGCGGACTCCGTCCTCGTCCCCTGGCCGGCCGCCCCGCTGCAGTCGCGTGAACGCTGCGGGATACGCGTCCGCGTCCGCGGCGCCGACCGCACCGCCAGCTCCTGGAGCGCCCCCCTGCAACTGGAGACGGGCCTGCTCAAGCCCACGGACTGGACGGCGCAGGCGGTCTCGCCGCAGTGGCCCGAGCAACTCGACGGCGTGCGGCGTCCGCCCCTGCTGCGCAAGGAGTTCGGGGCCGGCTCGGACATCGAGCGCGCACGGCTCTACGTCACCGCACACGGGCTGTACGAGATCGAGATCAACGGCCGACGGGTGGGTGACCACGCACTCGCGCCCGGCTGGACCAGCTACGCACACCGGCTGCGCTACCAGGTCTTCGACGTCACCGACCACGTCCGGCCCGGCGCCAACGCCATCGGCGCCTGGCTCGCCGACGGCTGGTACCGCGGACGGCTCGGCTTCCACGGCGGCCACGCCAACCTCTACGGCGACCGCGTCGCCCTGCTCGCCCAGCTCGAAATCGTCCACGGCGACGGAACCGTCACGGTGCACGGCACCGACGCCTCCTGGCGTGCGGCGTTCGGGCCGGTCCTGGCCTCCGGCCTGCTCGACGGCGAGACCTACGATGCACGAGAGGAACGGCCGGGCTGGTCCGAGCCCGGCTTCGACGACACCGACTGGTCGCCGGTCGGCCCGGTCCCCCGGGACCCGGCGACGCTGTTCGCCCCTACTGGCCCACCGGTCCGCTGCACCCAGGAGATCGCCCCGATCCGGATCACCACACTCGATGCGGACCGCCTGCTGGTGGACTTCGGGCAGAACCTCGTCGGTCGGGTCCGCATCACCGTCAGCGGTCCGTCCGGACACACCGTCATCCTGCGCCACGCCGAAGTGCTCCAGGACGGAGAGCTGTGCGTGCGCCCCTTGCGCGGTGCGCTGTCCGTCGACCGCTACATCTTGCGGGGCGCGGCGGCCGAGACCTGGGAGCCGCGGTTCACCCTCCACGGATTCCGGTACGCCGAGATCACCGGCTGGCGCGGCGGGGATCCGCAGCGCGACATCGTCGCTCGCGTCCACCACACCGACATGGCCAGGACCGGCTGGTTCAGCTGCTCCAACGAACAGGTGAACCGCCTCCACGAGAACGTCGTGTGGAGTCTGCGGGGCAACTTCGTCGATCTGCCCACCGACTGTCCCCAGCGCGACGAACGGCTCGGCTGGACCGGCGACATCCAGGTCTTCGCGCCGACGGCCGGCTTCCTGTACGACTGCCACGGCATGCTCTCGTCCTGGCTGCGCGACCTTGCCGCCGAACAGCTGGAGGACGGCACCGTGCCGTGGTACGTCCCCGCGATACCGGGCGGCTCCCAGTGGACCCCGGCCAGGCCGGGTGCGGGCTGGGGAGACGTGGCAACGCTGACACCGTGGGCGCTGTACCTCGACTCCGGCGACGCAGGCCTGCTGGCCGCGCAGTACGACAGCGCGCGGCGCTGGGTCGACCTCGTCACCGGGCTCGCGGGCCCCTCCGGGCTGTGGAACCTCGGCTACCAGCTCGGTGACTGGCTGGACCCCGCTGCCCCGCCGGAGGATCCGGGCGCGGGCCGAACCGACCGGCATCTCATCGCCACGGCGTACTACGCCTGGTCCGCACGGCACCTGGCGCTGATGGCCGGCGTCTTGGGCCACGAGGACGACCGGCTCCGGTACGAGGCACTCGCGCTGCGGGTGCGCCAGGCGTTCATCGACGAGTACGTGCCGTCCGAGGGGCGAATGACCAGCGACACCCAGACCGCGTACGCCATCGCCCTGCAGTTCGACCTGCTGCCCGGCCCCGCTGCCCGGGCGGAGGCAGGGGAGCGGCTCGCCGAACTCGTCGCGGCCGGCGGGCACACCATCCAGACCGGTTTCATCGGTACGCCGTTGGTGGCCCCGGCCCTGAGCGCCACTCAGCACACCGACACCGCCTACGCCCTGCTCCTCCAACAGGAGTGCCCGTCTTGGTTGTACGCACTCAAGCACGACGCCACGACGGTCTGGGAGCGCTGGGACAGCATGCTCCCGGACGGCACCGTCAACCCGGGCGACATGACCTCGTTCAACCACTACGCCCTCGGCGCGGTCGCGGAGTGGCTGCACACGACCGTCGCAGGCCTGACCGCTGCGGCCCCCGGCTACCGCGACATCGTCTTCCGGCCACGACCGGGCGGCGGGATCACCTGGGCCGGCGCGGCCCACGAGTCGCCGTACGGCAGGGTGGCGATCCGCTGGGAGCTGCACGAGTCGCGCTTCGAGGTGCGAACCACGGTGCCCACCGGCACGCGGGCACGCATCGAATGGCCCGATGGGCAGGTGACCGTACTGACGCCGGGAACCGCCAGCACCTGCTGCCCGGGGTGCGCAAGCGCCGCGCCCCGCGATTAG
- a CDS encoding ATP-binding protein: protein MELVVIHQKPPGLSQPVALGCSAWLPSSKRAAPLARALLRAFLRKFSISELFSPAGELVISELIANAVVHGSAGLDEPIFLWFEGSSECLRIEVRDSSAEPPTVRPVEPEDESGRGLWLINELALTWGHGPRDDGPGKRVWVSIAPAHMGLL from the coding sequence GTGGAACTGGTTGTGATCCACCAAAAGCCGCCGGGGCTTTCGCAACCGGTGGCGCTCGGATGCTCGGCGTGGCTTCCGAGCAGCAAGAGAGCGGCGCCCCTGGCTCGCGCGCTTCTGCGAGCCTTCCTCAGAAAATTCTCCATCTCTGAACTGTTCAGCCCTGCTGGCGAGTTGGTGATCAGTGAGCTGATTGCGAACGCTGTTGTCCACGGGTCCGCGGGGTTGGATGAACCGATCTTCTTGTGGTTCGAGGGATCCAGCGAGTGTCTGCGGATCGAGGTGCGCGACTCCAGTGCCGAGCCGCCGACGGTCCGCCCGGTCGAACCGGAGGATGAGTCCGGACGGGGGCTCTGGCTCATCAACGAGCTCGCGCTGACGTGGGGGCATGGTCCCCGTGACGACGGTCCCGGCAAGCGCGTGTGGGTGAGCATCGCGCCGGCGCACATGGGTCTCTTGTGA
- a CDS encoding DUF397 domain-containing protein, with protein sequence MTPTPEWFKSSYSSNGGACVEVAANILGSVPIRDSKDPEGPALTFGAEGFAAFIHGVKKGVFGTA encoded by the coding sequence GTGACCCCCACCCCTGAGTGGTTCAAGTCCAGTTACAGCAGCAACGGCGGTGCGTGCGTCGAGGTGGCCGCCAACATCCTCGGCTCCGTCCCCATCCGGGACTCGAAGGATCCCGAGGGGCCGGCGCTGACCTTCGGCGCCGAGGGGTTCGCCGCGTTCATTCACGGTGTGAAGAAGGGTGTCTTCGGCACCGCCTGA
- a CDS encoding DUF397 domain-containing protein encodes MQHGTTLDQGGYSWAKSSYSSEAGNSCVEVGRTPAGAIPVRDTKQHGRGPVLKFEPAAFQGFLDAVKAGEFPVQL; translated from the coding sequence ATGCAACATGGCACCACCCTCGACCAGGGCGGCTACAGCTGGGCCAAGTCCAGCTACAGCAGCGAGGCCGGCAACAGCTGCGTCGAGGTCGGCCGCACCCCTGCCGGCGCCATCCCGGTCCGCGACACCAAGCAGCACGGCCGCGGCCCGGTCCTGAAGTTCGAGCCCGCGGCGTTCCAGGGCTTCCTCGACGCTGTCAAGGCCGGGGAGTTCCCGGTCCAGCTGTAA
- a CDS encoding GntR family transcriptional regulator translates to MALPKYEQIASDLRGRIVRGELSPGDALPSERELTERWKVSRATVVKGLEVLRNEGLIETRQGLGSVVRERAPLARTAGERYRTAVETGNIYTSGEYAEILAAELVPAPDDVAAALGIQPGEQVGRRHRLTFEGSTPSAHSISWFTADVIEAAPRLLLRERVREGTTRYIEMQTGRRPHSGRDLWGSRLANDEDLALLRLEAPSAVSEVRHTVYDADGKPLAYEVGINPGDRWARTEEYSLTN, encoded by the coding sequence ATGGCACTCCCGAAGTATGAGCAGATCGCTTCAGACCTGCGCGGCCGTATCGTGCGGGGAGAACTGTCACCTGGTGATGCACTTCCCTCCGAGCGGGAGTTGACCGAGCGTTGGAAGGTCTCCCGAGCGACGGTCGTCAAGGGGCTGGAGGTCCTGCGGAACGAGGGTCTGATCGAGACTCGGCAGGGCCTTGGCAGCGTCGTTCGCGAGCGCGCTCCACTCGCTCGAACCGCAGGTGAGCGCTACCGAACGGCCGTGGAGACCGGCAACATCTACACGTCGGGCGAGTACGCCGAGATCTTGGCGGCGGAACTGGTTCCGGCCCCGGACGACGTCGCGGCTGCGCTCGGCATTCAGCCGGGCGAGCAGGTTGGGCGCCGGCACCGCCTCACCTTCGAAGGCTCGACCCCCAGCGCTCACAGCATCTCGTGGTTCACGGCTGATGTGATCGAGGCGGCCCCGCGGCTACTGCTTCGCGAGCGGGTTCGAGAAGGAACGACTCGCTACATCGAGATGCAGACCGGTCGTCGCCCGCACAGCGGCCGCGACTTGTGGGGCTCGCGCCTGGCGAACGATGAGGACCTGGCCCTGCTGCGACTTGAAGCGCCGAGCGCGGTCTCGGAAGTACGACACACGGTGTACGACGCCGATGGCAAGCCCCTGGCGTACGAGGTCGGCATCAACCCGGGCGACCGCTGGGCTCGCACGGAGGAGTACAGCCTGACGAACTGA
- a CDS encoding NUDIX domain-containing protein codes for MDRSNYVSPPPRRIGAQAVLLHPDHDQVMVLRMRERRCGWLPGGHCAPDESALVAVQRIVRLQLGIAVPFGGADLAVVDYSPSNREPEAREGYNFVFVRRLSVEHAGSARPQEVAGPDLLGYDWVHVGELANACLPYHVRRITGALAAVGTGPVPGRFLMQGQVA; via the coding sequence ATGGACAGGTCGAACTACGTGAGCCCGCCCCCGCGTCGGATCGGGGCGCAGGCGGTGCTGCTGCACCCGGACCACGACCAGGTGATGGTCCTTCGGATGCGGGAGCGCCGTTGCGGTTGGCTGCCAGGTGGGCACTGTGCCCCGGACGAGTCGGCGTTGGTCGCGGTGCAGCGGATCGTGCGGTTGCAGTTGGGCATCGCGGTGCCGTTCGGCGGGGCGGACCTGGCGGTGGTGGACTACTCGCCGTCGAATCGGGAGCCGGAGGCGCGGGAGGGATACAACTTCGTCTTCGTGCGCCGACTAAGCGTCGAGCATGCGGGATCGGCCCGGCCGCAGGAGGTGGCGGGGCCGGACCTGCTCGGCTACGACTGGGTGCACGTGGGCGAGTTGGCGAACGCGTGCCTGCCGTACCACGTGCGAAGGATCACGGGAGCGCTGGCTGCCGTTGGGACGGGGCCGGTGCCGGGCCGGTTCCTGATGCAGGGGCAGGTGGCGTAG
- a CDS encoding SDR family NAD(P)-dependent oxidoreductase produces MTAREPLSTSFTASSTADDVVRGVDLTGIRAIVTGASSGIGIETARALTAAGAQVTLAVRNTAAGDAVAGSIEGSTGRGRPRVGRLDLADQATVSSFVAAWSGPLHLLVNNAGVVTGGLERTREGWELQFATNHLGHLALAIGLHDALALGASERDGARIVSLSSTAHMRSGVDFDDLHFEKRSYDPQIAYAQSKTANSLFAVEATRRWASDGIVANAVNPGGVATGLQRNFTTQQRQSLDAAEAAGVFRYKTVQQGAATTMVAAVAPQFAHSGGHYLDDSREAYTVPNDADLAHHPHGVKQWALDPALAERLWTVSTDLLRA; encoded by the coding sequence ATGACGGCTCGCGAACCCCTCTCCACCTCCTTCACCGCCTCCAGCACAGCGGACGACGTTGTGCGGGGCGTCGACCTCACCGGCATCCGCGCGATCGTGACGGGAGCCTCCTCCGGAATCGGGATCGAGACGGCTCGCGCGTTGACCGCAGCCGGGGCGCAGGTGACGCTCGCCGTGCGGAACACGGCTGCGGGTGACGCCGTCGCTGGATCGATCGAGGGCTCGACCGGAAGGGGCCGGCCCCGAGTCGGCCGGCTGGACTTGGCCGACCAAGCCACCGTCAGCTCGTTCGTCGCCGCGTGGAGTGGCCCGCTCCACCTGTTGGTGAACAACGCGGGCGTGGTCACCGGTGGTCTCGAACGAACCCGCGAGGGATGGGAGTTGCAGTTCGCGACCAACCATCTGGGGCACCTGGCACTCGCCATCGGCCTGCACGATGCCCTGGCTCTTGGCGCGTCCGAGCGGGACGGGGCGCGGATCGTCTCGCTCAGCTCGACGGCGCACATGCGGTCCGGCGTCGACTTCGACGACCTCCACTTCGAGAAGCGTAGCTACGACCCGCAGATCGCCTACGCCCAGTCGAAGACGGCGAACTCCCTGTTCGCCGTCGAGGCGACCCGCCGGTGGGCGTCCGACGGCATCGTCGCCAACGCAGTGAACCCGGGCGGTGTCGCGACGGGTCTGCAACGGAACTTCACCACGCAGCAGCGTCAGTCGCTCGACGCGGCCGAGGCCGCCGGTGTCTTCAGGTACAAGACGGTCCAGCAGGGAGCCGCCACCACCATGGTCGCGGCCGTCGCCCCACAGTTCGCCCACTCCGGCGGCCACTACCTCGACGACTCGCGGGAGGCCTACACCGTGCCGAACGACGCCGACCTCGCGCACCATCCGCACGGCGTCAAACAATGGGCGCTCGATCCCGCTCTCGCCGAGCGCCTCTGGACGGTCTCGACCGACCTGCTGCGGGCCTGA
- a CDS encoding maleylpyruvate isomerase family mycothiol-dependent enzyme, translated as MHKTLEFPDLLRLIDDRSTAFRAAIAVAPSLDLPVPTCPEWTLFDLVQHIGEGRRRWAATVAAGPDATSRTPAQGDAVAPREREGVLAWLAGSTELMLAALREAGPDQGCFTGWGVTQTPHTAGGVARHQVQEIAVHTYDAQRAVGESVALPVELALDGVEDSLFIASFTRSAWPHKPTAFDLHATEGRSWRLTVDGDGARTTRLPATGEAPEAAGFSIRGTASDLVLWRYDRISLDSLQLDGDPELLDQLYAWEPEDWA; from the coding sequence GTGCACAAGACCCTGGAGTTTCCCGATCTGCTGCGGCTGATCGACGACCGTTCAACCGCCTTCCGTGCTGCGATCGCTGTCGCGCCCAGCCTCGACCTGCCCGTGCCGACCTGCCCCGAGTGGACGCTGTTCGACCTGGTGCAGCACATCGGCGAGGGCCGCCGTCGCTGGGCCGCCACCGTCGCTGCCGGGCCGGACGCCACGTCCAGGACCCCGGCCCAGGGTGACGCGGTCGCGCCGCGGGAGCGCGAGGGCGTGTTGGCCTGGCTGGCCGGCTCGACCGAGCTCATGCTGGCGGCCTTGCGGGAGGCCGGTCCGGACCAGGGCTGCTTCACCGGCTGGGGTGTCACGCAGACGCCGCACACTGCCGGTGGCGTCGCCCGGCACCAGGTCCAGGAGATCGCGGTGCACACCTATGATGCCCAACGCGCCGTGGGCGAGTCGGTCGCACTGCCTGTCGAGCTGGCGCTCGACGGTGTCGAGGACAGCCTGTTCATCGCCAGCTTCACGAGGAGTGCCTGGCCGCACAAGCCCACCGCCTTCGACCTTCACGCCACCGAGGGCCGATCCTGGCGCCTCACGGTGGACGGCGACGGTGCACGGACCACCCGGCTGCCCGCCACCGGGGAAGCCCCGGAAGCGGCGGGCTTCTCCATTCGCGGCACGGCCAGTGATCTGGTCCTCTGGCGGTACGACCGCATTTCGCTGGACTCCCTGCAACTCGACGGGGATCCGGAGCTGCTCGACCAGCTCTACGCCTGGGAACCGGAGGACTGGGCGTGA
- a CDS encoding SpoIIE family protein phosphatase, translated as MEHEREAPHRSPAERLRSVPGLRSIAGQVFASQVVVVVLLIAAAVVALVLQARRDSENEAGRRSLAVAEAVAHAPGTVAALTSADPAAVLQPQAQGTQQAAGVDFIVVWGSNGITYANPDTAMIGTHVTGSGTPPDKASTLTTKTSDGLAVVVALVPVTQPEGPAVGTVGVGIKVRNVHNAVDRQLPVVLGTAAGVLAVAAGGTALVSRRLRRQTRGLGPAAMTRMYEHHDAVLHAVREGVVIVDGDGQLLLANDEARRLLDLPPDCEGRPVTGLGLEAGVAGLLASGRVATDEVHLAGDRLLAVNVRSTGPQEPPGWVATLRDTTELRALAGRAEVARERLTLLYEAGLRIGTTLDVAHTAEELAQAAVPRFADFVTVELLDLVLRGEEPAGASTEMRRVAVSGIHADHPLIPVGELIRFAPSTPPAAVVEHGRAVIEADLRAAHGWRAQDPESARRILAYGLHSLITAPLQARGVVLGMVNFWRAENDPFEQDDVTFAEELAARAAVCLDNARRYTREHALAVALQRSLLPHGVPELSSLEVAHRYRSAQPGVGGDWFDVIPLPGTRTALVVGDVVGHGLHAAATMGRLRTAVHNFSALDLPPDEILARLDELVARIDRDEAREEQGAGITGARCLYAIYDPVSGRCTVARAGHLGPALVGPDGTVTFPDVPLSPPLGLGGSLPFEVAELQLAAGSNLVLYTNGLVEDRDRDLDVGLDSLRDALGDAAGRAPEETCEAVFSAMVPARPRDDVALLVARTRLLDPVRVADWDVPSDPAAVAPIRTECARQLQEWGLEEIQFNTELILSELITNAIRYGTEPIHVRLLHDRSLVCEISDASNTSPHLRRARASDEGGRGLFLVAQFAERWGTRYTSRGKVIWTEQPLHDGVGEETGGDLGDILLAQWDDDLL; from the coding sequence GTGGAGCACGAGCGCGAGGCTCCTCACCGGTCTCCAGCGGAGCGTCTGCGCTCCGTGCCGGGCCTTCGCAGTATCGCGGGTCAAGTGTTCGCCTCGCAGGTGGTGGTCGTGGTGCTTCTCATCGCCGCCGCGGTTGTCGCGCTGGTCCTGCAGGCTCGGCGTGACAGCGAGAACGAGGCCGGTCGGCGGTCACTCGCCGTCGCTGAAGCAGTCGCTCACGCCCCGGGGACCGTAGCGGCGCTGACCAGCGCGGATCCAGCCGCGGTGTTGCAGCCGCAGGCACAGGGAACGCAGCAAGCGGCCGGTGTCGACTTCATCGTGGTGTGGGGCTCGAATGGCATCACCTACGCCAACCCCGACACTGCCATGATCGGCACGCATGTCACCGGTTCGGGCACGCCCCCGGACAAGGCCTCGACGCTCACGACCAAGACGTCCGACGGCTTGGCCGTGGTGGTCGCGCTCGTCCCCGTCACCCAACCGGAGGGTCCGGCCGTCGGCACGGTCGGCGTCGGCATCAAAGTCAGGAACGTGCACAACGCGGTGGACCGACAGCTGCCGGTGGTACTGGGAACGGCAGCGGGGGTGCTGGCGGTGGCCGCAGGCGGGACGGCACTGGTATCGCGGCGGTTGCGGCGTCAGACCCGAGGGCTGGGGCCGGCCGCGATGACCCGGATGTACGAGCACCACGACGCCGTACTGCACGCGGTGCGCGAGGGTGTGGTGATCGTCGACGGGGACGGGCAGTTGCTGCTGGCCAACGACGAGGCGCGACGACTGTTGGACCTGCCGCCGGACTGCGAGGGGCGGCCGGTCACCGGGCTGGGCCTGGAGGCCGGGGTGGCCGGGCTGCTCGCCTCGGGGCGGGTGGCCACGGACGAAGTCCACCTGGCCGGGGACCGGTTGCTGGCCGTCAATGTCCGATCAACTGGCCCGCAGGAACCGCCGGGCTGGGTGGCGACCTTGCGGGACACCACCGAACTGCGGGCGCTCGCAGGCCGGGCCGAGGTGGCGCGGGAGCGGCTCACCCTGCTGTACGAGGCGGGGCTCAGGATCGGCACCACCCTCGACGTGGCGCACACGGCCGAGGAACTGGCGCAGGCGGCCGTCCCACGGTTCGCCGACTTCGTCACCGTCGAGTTGCTGGACCTGGTGTTGCGCGGAGAGGAGCCGGCCGGCGCGAGCACCGAGATGCGGCGTGTCGCGGTCAGTGGCATCCACGCCGATCACCCGCTGATCCCCGTCGGTGAACTGATCCGGTTCGCCCCTTCCACTCCGCCGGCCGCCGTGGTGGAGCACGGCCGCGCGGTGATCGAGGCGGACTTGCGGGCTGCCCACGGCTGGCGGGCCCAGGACCCGGAGTCGGCTCGCAGGATCCTGGCGTACGGGCTCCACTCACTGATCACGGCGCCCTTGCAGGCCCGCGGGGTCGTCCTGGGGATGGTCAACTTCTGGCGGGCCGAGAACGATCCGTTCGAGCAGGACGACGTGACCTTCGCCGAGGAGCTGGCGGCCCGGGCGGCGGTGTGCCTGGACAACGCCCGCCGGTACACCAGGGAACACGCCCTGGCCGTCGCCCTGCAGCGCAGCCTGCTGCCCCACGGGGTGCCCGAGTTGTCCTCGCTGGAGGTCGCCCACCGATACCGGTCCGCCCAGCCCGGTGTGGGCGGTGACTGGTTCGACGTCATCCCCCTCCCGGGCACCCGGACGGCCCTGGTGGTGGGAGACGTGGTCGGCCACGGCCTGCACGCCGCGGCCACCATGGGCCGCCTGCGCACCGCGGTGCACAACTTCTCCGCTCTCGACCTGCCTCCCGACGAGATTCTCGCGCGCCTCGATGAGCTGGTCGCCCGGATCGACCGGGACGAGGCTCGCGAGGAGCAGGGAGCGGGAATCACCGGGGCCAGGTGCCTGTACGCCATCTACGATCCGGTCTCCGGACGGTGCACCGTGGCGCGGGCCGGCCACCTCGGGCCCGCCCTCGTCGGCCCCGACGGCACCGTGACGTTCCCGGATGTTCCCCTCTCCCCGCCCCTTGGCCTGGGCGGGAGCCTGCCGTTCGAGGTCGCCGAGCTGCAGCTGGCGGCGGGATCCAACCTGGTGCTGTACACCAACGGGCTCGTCGAGGACCGCGACCGAGACCTCGACGTCGGTCTGGACTCGCTGCGGGATGCACTCGGCGACGCTGCGGGGCGGGCCCCGGAGGAGACCTGCGAGGCGGTCTTCAGCGCGATGGTGCCTGCCCGCCCCCGCGATGACGTCGCACTGCTGGTGGCCCGCACCCGGCTGCTGGACCCGGTGAGGGTCGCCGACTGGGACGTCCCCAGCGACCCGGCCGCCGTCGCCCCCATCCGCACCGAATGCGCCCGTCAACTGCAGGAGTGGGGGCTGGAGGAGATCCAGTTCAACACCGAGCTGATCCTCAGTGAGCTGATCACCAACGCCATCCGGTACGGCACCGAGCCGATCCATGTCCGGCTGCTTCACGACCGAAGTCTGGTCTGCGAGATCTCCGACGCCAGCAACACGTCCCCCCACCTGCGGCGGGCCCGAGCCTCCGACGAGGGCGGACGGGGGTTGTTCCTGGTCGCTCAGTTCGCCGAACGCTGGGGCACCCGCTACACATCCCGCGGCAAGGTCATCTGGACCGAACAACCTCTTCACGACGGGGTGGGGGAAGAAACCGGCGGCGATCTTGGCGACATCCTGCTGGCGCAGTGGGACGACGACCTGCTCTGA